The genomic window GCGCGGCGTGCCGATCCTCGCGCGCACAGCGGGGCTCATCGCGCACCTGGCGGAAGAGGCTGAAACGCCCAGCGGCTTTGCGCTGTCTTACCAGGCCACGCGCGAGCTCCAGTACAACGGCACCGTGCCTGCGGGCTTCGGGAAAGCGGCATGAAGCGCCGCGCGATCCTGGCCGCGGCAACGTTTGCCGCCACGCTGCTTTCGCAGGCGGGCGCATGGGCGCAGGGCGGCCACACCAGGCCTATCAAGCTGGTCGTGCCCTTCGCTGCCGGCACTTCGACCGACATCGTGGGGCGCGTGCTGGCCGAGGCGCTGGGGCGCCAGCTCTCGCAGGTGGTCATCGTCGACAACAGGCCCGGTGCGGGCGGCGCCATTGGCAGCGAGCTGGTGGCCCGTTCGGGTGCGGACGGGCACACCGTGCTGCTGGGCACCGTGGGCACCCACGCCATCAACGCCTCGCTCTTCAAGCGGCTCTCCTACCAGCCGCAGCGCGACTTCGTGCCGCTGGGTTTTGTCGGCGCCACGCCCACGCTGCTGGTGGTGCCGGCCGCGGCGCCGTGGAAGACCGTGGCGGACATGCGCCAGGCCAGCGGCAAGTCGGTGAGCTTTGCGTCGGCCGGCAACGGCACCTCGGGCCACCTTGCGGGCGAGCTGCTCAACCTGCGGCTGGGCAAGGACTTCGTGCACGTGCCTTACCGAGACGGCGCGCAGGCGCTCACCGAGGTGATGGCGGGCAACGTGCAGTTCATGTTCTATCACCCGGCCGCGGTGCTGCCGCAGGTGCGCGCCGGCAAGCTGCGGGCGCTCGGCGCATCGAGCGCCCGGCGGAGCATGGCTGCGCCCGATGTGCCGACGCTGGCCGAGCAAGGCATACCCGACTTCGACCTGGTGGCCTGGTTCATGTTGTATGCGCCGGCCGACATGCCCGCCGCGCAGCGCGACCGGCTGCGCGAAGCAACGCAGGCCGTGCTTGCCCAGCCCGCGGTGCGCGACAAGCTGGCCGCGCAGGGCATCGAGCCCATGGCGATGACCGCGGCGGAGATGGCGGCCTTCGGCACGTCCGAGATCGCGAAATGGGGCGAGGCCGTGCGCCGTTCGGGCGCACAGGTCGATTGAAGAAAAGACAAGAAGCGAAATTACCAAAACACGGGCACGCAGTGGCCCAAGGAGACAAAGAATGCGTTCGACGACCCTCAAGAAGATGCTTGGCCTGGTGCTGGGCATTGCCGGCAGCGTGGCCTCGGGCCTCGCAGGCGCCCAAACACCGGAATGGCCGAGCAAGCCGATCAAGATCGTGGTGGGCTTTGCCCCCGGCACGCCGCCCGACATCTTTGCCCGCATGTACGGCGACTACGCGAGCCGCAAGCTCGGCGTGCCCGTGCTCATCGACAACAAGCCGGGCACGGCCGGCAATCTTGCGTCGGACACGGTTGCCAAGGCCCCGGCCGACGGCTACACCTTTCTCTACAACCTCTCGACCGCGTTCACGATCAACCCGTACATCTACAGCAAGCTCCCGTTCGATCCCGACAAGGACCTGGTGCCCGTCGCGACGACGATGCGCCAGGGCCTGGTGCTGATCGCCAACGCCAAGTTCCCGGCCAAGACCATCAAGGAGCTGGTGGCCGCGGCCAAGGAGAAGCCGGGCACCTATTCGCATGCCTCGTACGGCGCGGGCAGTCCGTCGCAGCTGATCGTGGAATCGCTGAAAGACGAGGTGGGCATCAACATGCTGCACGTGCCTTACCGGGCCAGCCCGATCGCCGACCTGGTCGGCGGACAGGTCGATACGCTGATGGAGCCCATTGCCACAGGGTATCCGTTCATCAGCAGCGGCCGTGTGCAGGCACTGGCCTATTCGGGCCCCACGCGGCACCCGGCCTTGCCCGACGTGCCCACGCTGTCAGAAGTGATGCCGGGCTTTTCGATGATGTCGTGGCACGGCATCTGGGCGCCCGCTGCGACGCCTGCCGCGGTGCTCAACCGCTTCAACGCCGTGTTCGTGGAGGCCAGCAAGGACCCGGACCTCGCCAAGCGCATCAAGGACCTCAACAGCGAACCGCTGGGCGTCACGCGCGGCGAGATGAGCGCCATGGTGCGCCGCGACGCGGAAATCTACAGCAAGGTGGTGAAGGCCCGCAACATCCGGGTGGACTGAAGCAGGCAGCCGCCGGCGCGCCTCAATCTGCCTTGCGCTCTTCGATGCCGCGCGCCAGAAAGCGCCAGATCCGCTCGTCCTCGCTGAACGCCACATTGAAGCGCAGCCAACCGGTGGGGCGCGGATTCACGAGAAAAAGCTGTCCCGGGCCGAGCATGATTCCTTCCGCCGCCGCCAGCCGGGACAGCTCGGCGGTGTCGGTCAGGTCGGGGTGGCGCGCCCACAGGTACAGGCCTGCCGCGGGCTCGTGAAAAAGCTCGAAGCCCTGGGCTTCGAGTCGCCTGGCCACGTTCGAGTGCGCCTCGGCCAGCCGCTCGCGCAGCGACTTCAGGTGCTTGCGCCAGCGCCCGTCGGTCACGGCGCCGAAGGCCAGCCGCTCGGTAATGTCCGACGAAGTGAGCCCCGAGACCATCTTCAGCTGGGCCAGGTCTTCCATCAGTTCGGGCTGTGCCACCACGTAGCCGACCCGCAGGTTCGGCGAAATGGTCTTGGAGAAACTGCCGACGTAGACCACCTGGCGCAACTGGCTCAGGCTGGCGAGCGAGGGCCGCGACGAGGCGTCCATGTCGGCGTAGATGTCGTTCTCGACCAGCGTGAACTGGTGCTCCTGCGCGAGCTGCAGCAGCCGCACGAGCTGCGGCATCGACGCCAGCGAGCAGGTGGGGCTTTGCAGCCGCGGCTGCGTGAAGAAGGCCTTGGGCCGGTGCAGCGCCAGCAGCGCCTCCAGCGCCGGCAGGTCGTAGCCGGTGGGCGTGCGCGGCACGCCGATGATGTTCACGCCCAGGAAGCGCAGCATGAACATCAGGTTGGGATAGCCGGGGTCGTCCACCAGCACCTCGTCGCCCGGCTTCAGCAGCTGGCGCGCCACCAGGTCGAGCGCCTGGCTCGAGCCCTGGGTGAGCAGCACCTGGCCCGCCTCCACCGCAATCTGCCGCTCGCAGAGCGAATCGGCCACCGCCATGCGCAGCGCCATGTGCCCGAACGGCAGGCCGTAGCCGCCGATGTCGGTGCCGCCGGCCGCAAGGCTGCGCAGGCTGCGGCGCATGCCGTCCTCGAACAGCCAATCGTGCGGCAGCCATCCGCAGCCCGGCTTGAGCGGCAGGTTGCGGTTCTCGAAAATCTGCCGCAGGTACCAGCGCGCGTCGAAGCGCGGGTCGGGCTGGGCCGCGGCAGGCCCGCTGCCGGCCGGGTTGTCGTCGCTTCGCCGCTTGACGAAGAAGCCCGCATTGGCGCGCGACACCAGAAGGCCCTGCGCTACCAGCCGGTCGTAGGCCTCCACCACCGTGAAAACACTGACGCCATGGGCCGCGGCAAAGGCGCGGATCGAAGGCAGCTTGCTGTCCGCCTTGAGTTTCTGGGCGCCGATCAGCCCGCGAAGCCCTTCCACGATCTGACTCACGAGCGGAGTCGGCTGTTCGGGATGAAGAATGAGCATCAAAAGGGGGCCCGGCAGGCCGAATCTGCACCATATTGAGGAAAGTATGTACAGGATACAAGACCAGCACAGTCCGCCGATCCACGGCTCGGGGTGTACATGGTCAGGCCCGGACCTGAAACCTAAAGTGCCAGCATCTTCTTTCAGGCACAGGTCGTATCCATGCAGCGCGAACCCCATCTCAGCAACGCCGCCCTCATGGCCCGCCGCGGCGCGGCCGTGGCCCGCGGCGTTGGCCAGGCCCATGAAATCTTCGTCAGCCGGGCGGCCAACGCCGAGGTCTGGGACGTGGAAGGGCGCCGCTACATCGACTTTGCCGGGGGCATTGCGGTGCTCAACACCGGCCACTGCCACCCGGAGATCAGCGCGGCCGTCAAGGCGCAGGTCGACCTGTATTCGCACACCTGCTTCCAGGTGCTGGCGTATGAGCCCTATGTGGAACTGGCCGAGCGGCTGAACGCTCTGGCGCCGGGCAAGTTCGCGAAGAAGTCGATCTTCCTGAGCACCGGCGCCGAAGCCGTCGAAAACGCGGTGAAGATCGCCCGCGCCTATACCAAGCGGCCGGGCGTCATCGCCTTTACCGGCGGCTACCACGGCCGCACGATGATGACGCTGGGCCTCACCGGCAAGGTGGCGCCCTACAAGATCGGCTTCGGCCCGTTCCCGGGCGAGGTGTTCCATGCGCTCTATCCGAACGCGCTGCACGGCGTGAGCGTGGACGACGCCCTGCATTCGGTCGAGCTGCTGTTCAAGAACGACATCGAGCCCGAGCGCGTGGCGGCCTTCATCCTGGAGCCGGTGCAGGGGGAGGGCGGCTTCTACGTTGCGCCCAACGACTTTGTCGAAGGCCTGCGCGCCCTGGCGGACCGCCACGGCATCCTGGTGATTGCCGACGAAGTGCAGACCGGCGCCGGCCGCACCGGCACCTGGTTCGCCAGCGAGCAGTGGCCCGTGGCGCCCGACCTGATCACCACCGCCAAGTCGATGGCGGGCGGCTTTCCGATCTCCGGCGTGGTGGGCCGCGCCGAGGTGATGGACGCGCCCGCGCCCGGCGGCCTGGGCGGCACCTATGCCGGCAGCCCCATCGGCTGCGCCGCGGCGCTGGCGGTGCTCAACGTATTCGACGACGAGCAGCTGCTGGCGCGCAGCAGGGCGCTGGGCGAAAGGCTCACGGCGAGCCTGCGCCGCATGGCGGCCGAAGTGCCGGCCATTGGCGACGTGCGGGGCCTCGGCGCCATGGTGGCCATCGAGCTGTTCGAGGAGGGCGACACGGCGCGGCCCGACGCGGCGCTGACCCGCCGGGTGGTGGCAGAAGCCGCGCGGCGCGGGTTAATCCTGCTGTCATGCGGCACCTACGGCAATGTAATTCGCGTGCTGGTGCCGTTGACGGCATCCGACTTGCTTGTGGACGAAGGCCTGTCGCTTCTCGCGGACAGCTTCGCCGCACTGCGCTGATCGGTCCATTTTTTCTCTTGAATGCCTCCATGACAGCAGAACCCCTGGTGCGTTTCCAGCGTGTCCAGAAAACCTACGACGGCGAGCACCTGGTGGTCCGCCAGCTCGACCTGGACATTCACCGCGGCGAGTTCCTGAGCCTGCTCGGCCCGTCGGGCTCGGGCAAGACCACCACGCTGATGATGCTGGCGGGCTTCGAGTCGCCGACCTCCGGGGAGATCTTGCTGAACGGCAAGCCGATCACCGGCACGCCACCGCACAAGCGGCACTTCGGCATGGTGTTCCAGAACTACGCGCTGTTTCCGCACCTGAGCGTGGGGCAGAACGTGGCCTATCCGCTCACCGTGCGCAAGGTGCCGAAAGACGAGCAGCAGCGCCGCGTGCAGCGCGCGCTCGACATGGTGCAGCTGCGCGGCATGACCGATCGGCTCCCGGGGCAGCTCTCGGGCGGCCAGCAGCAGCGCGTGGCGCTGGCGCGCGCGCTGGTGTTCGAACCCCAGCTGGTGCTGATGGACGAGCCGCTCGGCGCGCTCGACAAGCAACTGCGCGAACACATGCAGATCGAGCTGAAGGACCTGCACCGCCAACTGGGCGTGACCTTCGTCTACGTGACGCACGACCAGAGCGAGGCGCTCACCATGAGCGACCGCGTCGCGGTGTTCAACGAAGGCGTGATCCAGCAGCTGGACACGGTCGACCGGCTGTACGAGAAACCGTCGAACCGCTTCGTGGCAGGCTTCGTCGGCGACAACACCGTGCTCAAGGGCCAACTGAGCCGCGCCGGCGAGCACGCCGAAATGACGCTACCCGATGGCCGCGTGCTCAGCGGGCTCAACGTCGGCGGTGCCGCCGCTGGCAGCGCCGTGGAGGCGTGCATCCGCCCCGAGCGCGTGGTGCTGCACCGCGGCGCCGAGGCCCAGGGCTCCAACATGCTCCAGGCCGAGGTGGCGCGCGTCATCTACTTCGGCGATCACCTGCGGCTGCTCTGCAACGTGGGCGGCGGCCAGGCCGAAGCCACCGTGAAGCTGCCGCTCACCGGCCTGAACGGCGCCGCCGCACCGCAGGGCGGCGAATCGGTGTCGCTCGAATTTCCGGTGGCGCATGCGCGCATGTATGCGTCGTAACGTGCGCTCTGACATGCACTCTGAATCCCGTTCCGTTTCTCGTTCCCGTTCATCACCCAGGACCCGCACCACCATGAAAAAGACACTCCTCGCCTGCACCGTCGTTGCCAGCTTCGCGCTGCCGGCGCTTGCCCAGCAGCAGCTCACCGTCGTCAACTTCGGTGGCGCCAACGCCAACGCGCAGAAGAAGGCCTACTACGAGCCCTACGAGAAGACCGGCACCAAGATCATCCCGGTCGAATACAACGGCGAGCAGGCCAAGATCAAGGCCATGGTCGAGACCAAGAAGGTCACCTGGGACGTGGTCGAGGTCGAATCGCCCGACGCGGCGCGCGGCTGCGACGAAGGCCTGTTCGAGAAGCTCGACTATTCCAAGATCGGCAGCAAGGCCGACTTTCTTCCGGCTGCGGTCACCGATTGCGGCGTGGGCCTTTTCGTATGGTCGACCGTGATGGCCTACAACGGCGAAAAGCTCAAGACCGCGCCCACCAGCTGGGCCGACTTCTGGGATGTGAAGAAGATCCCGGGCAAGCGCGGCATGCGCAAGGGCGCGCGCTACAACCTGGAGTTCGCGCTCATGGCCGACGGCGTGAAGCCGGCCGACGTGTACAAGGTGCTGGCTACCAAGGACGGCGCCGAGCGCGCGTTCAAGAAGCTCAGCGAGCTGAAGCCGAACATCCAGTGGTGGGAAGCCGGCGCGCAGCCGCCGCAGTTCCTGGTGGCCGGCGACGTGGTGCTTACCACCGTGTACAACGGACGCATCGACGCTGCCAACCGCGAAGGCCGCGACCTCAAGATCTTCTGGCCGGGCGGCATCTACGACCTGGACTACCTGGTGATTCCGAAGGGCGCACCCAACAAGGAAGCCTCGCTGAAGTACATCCAGTTCGCAATGCAGCCGGCCAACCAGTCGGTCTACGCGCAGAACATCGCCTACGGCCCCACCAACACCAAGGCACTGGCTTCGCTCAGCCCCAAGGTGCTGGCCGACCTGCCGACCTCGGCCACCAACGCCAAGGAAGCGCTGCAGTTCAACGTCGGCTTCTGGGCCGACCAGGGTGAAGCGCTGGAGAAGCGCTTCGCATCCTGGGCCACCCAGTAAACGGCGCGCGAACGAACGAAAGAGGCCATGCACGCGGCAACGACTGTTCCCCTGGTTCCGGCGGAGGCACCCCCCGTTTCGCTGCGGCGTGCGCTGGCTCGCGCCGAAGCGCGCCGCAAGTGGCGGGCCTTCGCGCTCACGGCGCCGCTGCTGGTCTTTCTGTTGTTGACGCTGCTGGTGCCCATCGTCACGCTGCTGCAGCGCGCCATCGAGAACCCGGAAGTGGCCAATGCGCTGCCGCGCACCGTGCGCGCCCTCGACGGCTGGAACCGCAAGGAGGCGCCCGCACCCGCGGCCTACGCCGCCATGGCGGCCGACCTGGGGCAGTTGCCCGACAGCTCCGACGCCGGCGCCCTGGCGCGCCGCCTCAACACCGAAATTGCCGGCGCCCGTTCGCTGGTGATGGGCACCTTCAGGGCACTGCCGATTGCCGGCACGCCCGAAGAAGTCAAGGCGCGCATGCTGGAGCTCGATCCGCGCTGGGGCGAGGCGCCCTACTGGCAGGCCATTGCCAAGAACGGTTCGCGCTGGACGCCTGACTACCTGCTGGCTTCGATCGACCTGCGCCGCAACGTGGCGGGCGAGGTGGAGCGCATGCCCGACGACCAGCGCGCCTTTGCGAACATCCTGCTGCGCACCTTTCATATCAGCGCGGTGGTCACCTTCTTCTGCCTGCTGCTGGCGTATCCGCTGGCATGGTGGCTCTCGACCTTGCCCGCGCGCAAGGCCAACGTGCTGATGATCCTGGTGCTGGTGCCGTTCTGGACTTCGATCCTGGTGCGTGTGGCGGCGTGGATCGTGCTGCTGCAATCCGAAGGGCTGGTCAACCGCGGCCTCATGGGCATTGGCCTGATCGACCATCCGCTCGCGCTCCTGTTCAACCGCACCGGCGTGATCATCGCGATGGTGCACATCCTGCTGCCCTTCATGATCCTGCCGCTGTACAGCGTGATGAAGAGCGTGCCGCCCACCTATCTGCGCGCGGCCGTCTCGCTGGGCAGCTCTCCACTCGCGGCGTTCTTTCGCGTGTATGTGCCGCAGACCTATCCCGGCATCGGTGCCGGTGCGCTGCTGGTCTTCATCCTGGCCATCGGCTACTACGTGACGCCGGCGCTGCTCGGCGGCGCGGACGACCAGATGCTGAGCTATTACATCGCGCGCTACACCAATGTCGAAATCAACTGGGGCATGGCCTGTGCGCTGGGCGCCGTGCTGCTGGTCGCCACGCTGGTGCTCTACGCGGTGTACCGCCGCATCGGCAGGGCCGAGCTGAGCCTCGGCTGAGCGGCACGAAGGACACACACGCATGTTCAAGCTCCCTCAATTCCCGGCCTACGCCACCTTTGCCGACAAGCTCGGCTGGTGGCTGGTGCGCGCCGGCTGTGTCGCGGTGCTGGCTTTTCTGCTGGCGCCCATCCTGGTCGTGATTCCGCTGTCTTTTTCGGACAGTTCGTTTCTGGCCTACCCGATCCGGGGCTGGTCGCTGCAGTGGTACCGCCACCTGTTCGAATCGCCCGAGTGGGCACGCGCAGCGCGCAACAGCTTCATCGTCGCGCCGGCCGCGACGGCGCTGGCCACCGTGCTCGGCACCTTGGCGGCAGTAGGCTTGTCGCGCACCAACTTCGCGTTCAAGGGCTTGCTCATGAGCGTGCTGATCTCGCCGATGGTGGTGCCGATCGTGGTTGTGGGCGTGGCCGCGTACCTGTACTTCGCGCCCCTTGGCCTGGCCGACACCTACTTCGGGCTGATCGTGGTGCATGCGGCGCTCGGCGCGCCATTTGTGCTGACCACCGTGCTTGCCACGCTGGCGGGCTTCAACCACAACCTGGTGCGCGCATCGCTGAGCCTGGGCGAAACGCCATTCAGGACTTTCATGCGCATCACGCTGCCGGTGATTGCGCCGGGCGTGATCTCGGGTGCGCTGTTCGCCTTTGCCACGTCGTTCGACGAGGTGGTGGTCACGCTGTTTCTCGCGGGGCCGGACCAGGTGACCTTGCCGCGCCAGATGTTCACGGGCATTCGCGAGAACATCTCGCCCACGATTGCGGCAGTTGCAACGCTGCTGATCATCTTCACCACCGCGCTGCTGCTTGCGCTCGAATGGCTGCGCGGCCGGCAGCGCTGAGGCCAGGCTCCCATGACCACACCGAATCAGCCGCTTGGCGGCAACAGCATGCCGCGCTTCGCCGGCCCGGGCACCATGATGCGGCTGCCGGCCGCGGCGTCGGCGCAGGGGCTCGATGCAGCGTTCATTGGCGTGCCGCTGGACATCGGCACCTCCAACCGGCCGGGCGCACGCTTCGGGCCGCGCCAGATCCGCGCTGAATCGGCGCTGCTGCGGCCCTACAACATGGCCACCGGCGCGGCGCCGTTCGATAAGCTGAACGTGGCCGACCTGGGCGACGTGCCCATAAACACCTATTCGCTCGACAAGTCGGTCGAAATCATTTCGGCGTTCTACAGCGCGGTGCTGGCCGCCGGTTGCGCACCGCTCACGCTCGGAGGCGACCATACGATTGCGCTGCCCATCCTGCGCGCTGTGGCACGCAAGCACGGCCCGGTCGCGCTGGTGCATGTCGATGCGCATGCGGACGTGAACGACGACATGTTCGGCGAGCGCATCGCGCACGGCACGCCGTTCCGCCGCGCGGTGGAAGAGGGCCTGCTGGCCTGCGACAAGGTCTGGCAAATCGGCCTGCGCGGCACCGGCTATGCAGCCGACGATTTCGACTGGCCGCGCCAGCAGGGCTTTACCGTGGTGCAGGCGCACGAGGTCTGGTACCAGTCGCTGGCACCGCTCATGGCCCAAGTGCGCGAGCGCATCGGGCCCACGCATCCGGTCTACATCAGCTTCGACATCGACGGCATCGATCCTTCGTTTGCCGGCGGTACGGGCACGCCGGAGATCGGCGGCCTCACGGTGCCGCAGGCGCTGGAGATCGTGCGCGGGTGTCGGGGCTTGAACGTGGTTGGGGCCGATCTGGTGGAGGTGAGTCCGCCTTATGACGTCAGCGGGAATACCGCGCTGCTGGGGGCCAATCTTCTCTACGAGATGTTGTGTGTGCTGCCGGGTGTGCCTTATCGGTGAGTTGTTCAGGGCGTGTGCACAGGCCACCGGGTACTCCCCTCCGCGAATGTCCCCCGGCCTTCGGCCTCCTCCTTTATTTCGCTGCGCGGAGCACCCGATGCCCTGTGCACTTGGGCACGCTCGTGGTGTACCGCTGATCAACGACCAGCGCGTATGACGCACACGTCGATGGGGTGCCTTGCGCAGCGAAATAAAGGAGGAGGGGCGCAGCCCCGGGGGACATTCGCGGAGCAAGGTACCCCGTCGGCGGGCGCGCCGCCCTGAACAGCAGCGTCACCAAACAAGCCCCTTCAACCAAACAGAATCGCAAACAAAACTCGAGAGCATCGACATGAAAACATCCCCCCTTGCATTGCTGAACGACCCGACCCTCCTGAAGACAGATGCGCTGATCGCCGGCGAATGGATTCGAGGCAAAAGTCGCTTCGACGTGAACGACCCGGCCACCGGTCAGAAACTGGTCGACGTTGCCAACCTCACGCGCGCGGACGCGGCCCTGGCTATTGCCGCCGCCAACAAGGCGCTTGCTGCCTGGCGCCGCAAGACCGGCAAGGAGCGCAGCATCGTGCTGCGCAAGTGGTTCGACCTGCTGGTTGCCAACACCGAAGACCTGGGGCGCCTTATGACCGCGGAGCAGGGCAAGCCCTTCGCCGAGGCCAAGGGAGAGGTGGCCTACGGCGCCAGCTTCATTGAATGGTTTGCCGAAGAAGCCAAGCGCGTCAACGGCGAAGTGCTGCCGCAGTTCGACAACAACCGGCGCTTGCTGGTCATGAAGCAGGCCATTGGCGTGTGCGCCGCCATCACGCCTTGGAATTTTCCGCTGGCCATGATCACGCGCAAGGTGGCACCGGCACTGGCGGCGGGCTGCACGGTCGTCATCAAGCCGGCCGAGCTCACGCCGCTTACCGCGCTGGCCGCGGCCGAGCTGGCTATGCGCGCGGGCATTCCGGCGGGCGTGCTCAACGTGCTCACGGCTGACAGCCAGAACAGCATTGCCGTTGGCAAGGAACTGTGCGAGAGCGACATCGTGCGGCACCTGAGCTTCACCGGCTCCACCGAGGTCGGCCGCATTCTCATGAGCCAGTGCGCGCCCACGGTGAAGAAGCTGTCGCTCGAGCTGGGCGGCAACGCGCCCTTCCTGGTGTTCGACGATGCCGATGTCGATTCGGCGGTCGAGGGTGCCATGGCCAGCAAGTACCGCAACGCGGGCCAGACCTGCGTGTGCGCGAACCGGCTGTATGTGCAAGACGGTATCTACGACAGCTTCGTCGAGAAGTTCGCGGCCAAGGTCAAGGCGCTGAAGGTGGGCAACGGCTTTGAAGAGGGCGTGGTGCAAGGGCCGCTCATCGAAGATGCGGCTGTGGATAAAGTGCAGCGGCACGTCGACGACGCGGTTGCCAAGGGCGGCAAGCTGCTGGCGGGCGGCCACAAGATCGAGGGCCAGTTCTTCGAGCCGACGGTCATTGCCGATGCCACGCCAGACATGCTGTGCGCGAAGGAGGAAACCTTCGGCCCCTTCGCGCCGGTGTTCCGCTTCAAGACCGAGCAGGAGGCCATCGACGCGGCCAACAACACGGAGTTCGGTTTGGCAAGCTACTTCTATACGCGCGACGTGGGGCGCATCTTCCGCGTGGCGGAGGCGCTGGAGTACGGCATGGTCGGCATCAACGCCGGCGTGATCGCCACGGAGCACGTGCCCTTCGGCGGCGTGAAGCAATCGGGCCTGGGGCGCGAGGGTTCGCACCATGGCATGGACGATTACGTCGAGATCAAGTATTTGTGCCTGGGCGACATCCAGAAGTAGACGGCGCCGCATCGTTGCGTTGAGGCCGCTCCAGGTTCTCGGCAAGTTCCCACAGCGATCCCATCTGCCCTGAGTGGAAAAGCAAGGGCGGCGTGTCGGTTCGCGAGAACCGATCCACACGGCCGAGGATGATGGTGTGGTCGCCCTCCTGATGGCGCGAGTAGGTCGAGCATTCGAAGGTCGCGACGCTCTCGACAAGTCTTGCGCATCCGTTGGGCGCGAGCTCGAATGCTTCGGCAAAGCGTTCGAACTTGTCCGCTGCGGGTTTCGCAAAATGCCAGGCCAGGTCCCGCTGCGAGGCAGTCAGCACGCTGAGATTGAACGGCCGCGCCGCAAGGAATGCCTCGGCGCTGCGGGTGTCGTCGCGAATGCTCCACAGGATCAATGGCGGATCCAGCGACACCGAAGCAAACGAGTTGATCGTCATCCCCTCGCGCTTGCCCTCCGGCGTGGTGGTGGTCACGAGGCACACCCCCGTGGGAAAGGCGCCGAGCGCCTGCCGCAGCTGGCGGGCATCGACCGTTTCGGCCGCATCGCCCGTGATGAGAGCCCAGGAATACATGGTGCTGCTCCAGTCAGTACTGGCCCTTCGGCTCCAGGCCGAGCAGGTATTGGCCCACCATCGAAGAGACGGCGTCCCAGTTGAGGCTGATGTGGCGCGAGATGGCGTTCGTGTCGCGCCACATGCGCTGGATCGGCTGGTTCAGCGACAGCCCGGCACCTCCTACGCTGGCAAATACCGCTTCGACAGCATCGCGCGAGAGCCGCGCGGCAAACGCATGGTCGCGCCGGTTCCGGATTCGCTGCTCGATGCTGATGACCTGGCCGTCGAGCGCCATCTGCTCCACCTGGGCGGTGTCGCGATAGAGCAGGAGCCGCGCCGCGTCGACGCTGGCCGAGGCTTCGGCAAGCCGCGACTGCACTGGAAAGAACTCGCTCAGCCTGCTGCCGCCTCCGGCAACCGCCCCTCGGGTGACGCGCGTGCCGGCCAACTCGATCAGCTCGTCGACCGCGCCTTGTGCGGTGCCGATGATCGGCGACACAAGGCAAACCGGTACTGCCGAAAGAAAGGGAATGCGGTAGATCGGATTCGTGTTGACCACGGCGCCGGGTGGGCTGTTGGACGAAGCTTCCGCAAAGGTCAGCTTGCGGTGTCCCGGAACGAACAACGGCTTGTCGATCACGATCGCCTTCGAGCCTGTACCTGCCTGGCCGGCCACATGCCAGTTGTCCTCGATGGCCCAGTCTGCTCGCGGCGCGAGCAGGAAGCCGGCACTGGGTGGCGCGCCTTTTTCTTCAGGCGGAAACTGAACGCCCAGCAGTGCCCACTGGGAGTTGTCCACGTTGGATGCGAAGAGCCACTTGCCTTGCACGAGGTAGCCGCCGTCCACCTTCTCGGCCATGGTCGCGGGCGCATACGAGCCGCAAACGATCGCACTCGGGTCCTTGCGCCAGACGTCGTCCTGTGCCTGTTCCGGAAAGATCGCGACCAGCCATTGGTGAATGGCGCCCAGTGAGCAGCCCCAGGACGACGATGTGCAGCCCCGCGCCAATTCGCTGACCACGTCGATGAACGCGGTAAAGCCGTACTCGTAGCCGCCGTAGCGCGCAGGCTGCATCAGCCTGAAGAAGCCTGCCTCGTGAAACGCGCGCGTGGTTTCCTCGGAAACGCGTCGATCCTGTTCGGTACGCTGCGCACGCTCTCGAAGCATTGGAACCAAGTTGCTTGCGG from Variovorax paradoxus includes these protein-coding regions:
- a CDS encoding ABC transporter permease yields the protein MFKLPQFPAYATFADKLGWWLVRAGCVAVLAFLLAPILVVIPLSFSDSSFLAYPIRGWSLQWYRHLFESPEWARAARNSFIVAPAATALATVLGTLAAVGLSRTNFAFKGLLMSVLISPMVVPIVVVGVAAYLYFAPLGLADTYFGLIVVHAALGAPFVLTTVLATLAGFNHNLVRASLSLGETPFRTFMRITLPVIAPGVISGALFAFATSFDEVVVTLFLAGPDQVTLPRQMFTGIRENISPTIAAVATLLIIFTTALLLALEWLRGRQR
- a CDS encoding ABC transporter permease, whose amino-acid sequence is MHAATTVPLVPAEAPPVSLRRALARAEARRKWRAFALTAPLLVFLLLTLLVPIVTLLQRAIENPEVANALPRTVRALDGWNRKEAPAPAAYAAMAADLGQLPDSSDAGALARRLNTEIAGARSLVMGTFRALPIAGTPEEVKARMLELDPRWGEAPYWQAIAKNGSRWTPDYLLASIDLRRNVAGEVERMPDDQRAFANILLRTFHISAVVTFFCLLLAYPLAWWLSTLPARKANVLMILVLVPFWTSILVRVAAWIVLLQSEGLVNRGLMGIGLIDHPLALLFNRTGVIIAMVHILLPFMILPLYSVMKSVPPTYLRAAVSLGSSPLAAFFRVYVPQTYPGIGAGALLVFILAIGYYVTPALLGGADDQMLSYYIARYTNVEINWGMACALGAVLLVATLVLYAVYRRIGRAELSLG
- a CDS encoding ABC transporter substrate-binding protein — encoded protein: MKKTLLACTVVASFALPALAQQQLTVVNFGGANANAQKKAYYEPYEKTGTKIIPVEYNGEQAKIKAMVETKKVTWDVVEVESPDAARGCDEGLFEKLDYSKIGSKADFLPAAVTDCGVGLFVWSTVMAYNGEKLKTAPTSWADFWDVKKIPGKRGMRKGARYNLEFALMADGVKPADVYKVLATKDGAERAFKKLSELKPNIQWWEAGAQPPQFLVAGDVVLTTVYNGRIDAANREGRDLKIFWPGGIYDLDYLVIPKGAPNKEASLKYIQFAMQPANQSVYAQNIAYGPTNTKALASLSPKVLADLPTSATNAKEALQFNVGFWADQGEALEKRFASWATQ
- the speB gene encoding agmatinase; the protein is MTTPNQPLGGNSMPRFAGPGTMMRLPAAASAQGLDAAFIGVPLDIGTSNRPGARFGPRQIRAESALLRPYNMATGAAPFDKLNVADLGDVPINTYSLDKSVEIISAFYSAVLAAGCAPLTLGGDHTIALPILRAVARKHGPVALVHVDAHADVNDDMFGERIAHGTPFRRAVEEGLLACDKVWQIGLRGTGYAADDFDWPRQQGFTVVQAHEVWYQSLAPLMAQVRERIGPTHPVYISFDIDGIDPSFAGGTGTPEIGGLTVPQALEIVRGCRGLNVVGADLVEVSPPYDVSGNTALLGANLLYEMLCVLPGVPYR
- a CDS encoding ABC transporter ATP-binding protein; translated protein: MTAEPLVRFQRVQKTYDGEHLVVRQLDLDIHRGEFLSLLGPSGSGKTTTLMMLAGFESPTSGEILLNGKPITGTPPHKRHFGMVFQNYALFPHLSVGQNVAYPLTVRKVPKDEQQRRVQRALDMVQLRGMTDRLPGQLSGGQQQRVALARALVFEPQLVLMDEPLGALDKQLREHMQIELKDLHRQLGVTFVYVTHDQSEALTMSDRVAVFNEGVIQQLDTVDRLYEKPSNRFVAGFVGDNTVLKGQLSRAGEHAEMTLPDGRVLSGLNVGGAAAGSAVEACIRPERVVLHRGAEAQGSNMLQAEVARVIYFGDHLRLLCNVGGGQAEATVKLPLTGLNGAAAPQGGESVSLEFPVAHARMYAS